The genomic stretch GATGACGGCCGCGACCGACCCGGCGGACGATCCCTCCGCGTCCAGCACCGTGATCAGTTCCGGCAGGATGCTGGGCGCGCTCGGCAGGGACTGCACCATGGCGGCGTCCCGGCGGGCGGAGTCGTCCCCCGAGGCCGCCTGGGCCTCGAGCAGCCGGTCGACGGTCTGCACCAGCTGCTCCCGGCTGGTGGGTTTGCTGAGGAACTGGTGCGACAGCGCGATGACACGAAGCACGTTGTCCTCGCCGGTCTGCCCGGAGAGGATGACCCGGGCGGTGCCGGGGTAGAGCGCGCGAACCCGGTCGAGCAGGTCGCCGCCGTCCATGCCGGGCATGCGGAAATCGGTCACCACCACGTCGCACGGCCGGTCCTGCATGGCGGCCAGCGCTTCCGCGCCGCCGGGCGCGAAGGACATGTCCCAGCGGTTCCGCTCGGTCCGCAGCATGCGCCGCAGGCCGTCGAGGATGCGTGGCTCGTCGTCGACGAACATCACGTGGGGCTTGCCGGTCATGCGGGAACCTCCGCCTGTGCCGCCGTGGATACGAGTGCCGTGCGCGGATCGACGGGCAGCCGGACGGTGAAGACCGTGCCGGCCCCGGGCTCGCTGGTGAAGCCGATGGATCCGTGGTGCCTGTCGACGACGAGGTTCCGGATCAGGGACAGACCCTGTCCCGTCCCTTTGCCGACCGTCTTGGTGGTGAAGAACGGGTCGAAGAGCTTGTCCGCGATCTCCGGGGGCACTCCCGTTCCGGTGTCGGCCACGTCGATGACCACCTCGCGGCCGTCGAGCCGGGTGCTGACCCGGATCTCGCCCCGGCCCGCGTCCGCCGCCTCGATCGCGTGTGCCGCGTTGACGAGCAGATTGAGCACGACCTGGTTGATGTCCCCGACGTGGCACATCACCAGCGGCAGCTCCGCCAGGTCGGTCCGGACGTCCGCCACGGTTCTGATCTCGTTGGCCGCGACGATCAGCGCGTTCCTGATCGCGTCGTTCAGATCGGCCGGGCTCTTGGCGTCGCTGCCGCGGTGCCCGAACGCCTTCATCGCTTGCACGATGGTGGCCACCCGGTCGACGCCCTCCAGGGTCTCGCGGATCGCCGTCGGCGCCTCCTCCAGGAGGAAGTCGACGTCGAGTTCCACCATGCGCCGGGCCAGGTCGGTGTCGTCGCCCAGGCTCCGCCGGACCTCGGCCACCACGGCCAGCAGGTCGGCCAGGGACTCGTCGAGAAATCTGACGTTGTCGCCGATGAACTGCATCGGGGTGTTGACCTCGTGAGCGATGCCGGCGGCCAGACGGCCGACGGACTCCAGCCGCTGGGCGTGCCGCAGCTCCAGTTCCAGGCGCTGCCGTTCCGAGATGTCCCGGGCGTTGAAGATCAGGCTGCGCGACCCGTCGTGCTCGGTCACGTAAGCCACCAGCACCTCGAACTCGATCCACGACCGCGGGTCCGGACCACGCAGCCGGCGGATCTGCGCGCCCTTCTGATCCGGGGCCAGCACCTCGGCGAGGTCGTCGGGATGGATGAGGGAGCGCAGGTCCCGGCCGATCAGGGATTCGCGGGGAACGCCGAGCAACCGGGCGGCGGCCGGGTTGGCGAACCGGATCGTTCCCTGTTCGCCGCAGAGCAGCAGGGCGTCGTGCGAGTGCTCCACGACGACGTTGAGCCGTGACCGGGTCAGCAGCTGGTCGAGGGTCAGCGCGGCCTCGTCGGCCAGCGTGGAGAGGGAGGCGGACAGGTCGTCCTGCGGACGCCGGTCGTACGAGACGACCAGCAGGCCGAACACGCGACCGTCGGCTGCGAGCGGCACCAGGTCCACCCGACAGGCCGGCGGCAGTCCCAGCTGCTCGGCGAACGAGGCCGCCTCGGCTCCGGTGATCCGGGCATAGCCGCCGGGACGCAGCGCCGACGCATGTGCCGGGCCGCTCGCGGCGAGGTTCACCGCACGGCCGGCCACGCCGGGGCGGGCGTCGCCGGCGTGCCCGATCGGCCGGAGGTCTCCCGAGGCGATCGTGGCGAGCACGGCGGCGTTGATCCGCCGGTCCAGGGCGACGACCGCTTCGGCGGCGACCCGCGCAGCGTCCCGGCGGTCGGTGGCCGCGGCGAAACCCGCGCCCGCCGTGGCCACGACCTGCTCCCGCAGCGCGGCCCTGTCGCGGGCCGCGATCCCCAGGGCCAGGGTGTGATTGATGACGAGGCCGATCAGCGCCGTCACCGTCAGCGGCACGGCGGAGGAAACGGCGACACCGTTGAACGCCACCCCGCATCCCATGATGGCCGTGACGCACGAGGCCCCGATCAGCTGGTCCAGCCGGCCGCCGTACAACGCGCGGCAATTGATCCAGACGTAGAGCAGGCCGACGGTGACGCCGAAATCCGAAGCCGCCGCGACCACGTACACGCAGGGGGCCTCGACCAGCCACAGTGCCCGGGGATACCGGCCACGCCGGTATCCCCAGCACAGGCAGAGCTCGACCACGACGATGGCGGCGACCGTCGCGGCGCGGAACCCGGCGCCGGCGCCCTCCTTGACGCCGAAGACGCCGATCAAGGACCAGAGAAGGCAGAACAGCAGGAACAGGGCGCGCACCTGTCCCAACATCGAGCCACCGTCGGCACCCCACCGGCCTAGGTTGATCAAAGGAGTTCTCCCTGGATTTCCGGTTCCCCAGGGTTCCTATCGGCACGGCCCGCCGGTTGTGAAGCCGCTTGACCTTCTTACGCCGCTCAGCGAGGGCTCACTGCTTCGGCGTGTCGGGGCCCTGCTGCGGGCGGCGGCGGATGCGCCGCAGGCGGGAGCGGAGCCTGTCCTGCATCAGGTCGGTGGCCTCCTGGAGCGACTCCCCCACCGCGTGCACGTGCAGCCCCACCCCGTTCACGTCGACGTGCGCGTCGACCCGGTCGCCGGGGGCCGCGGCGTCCAACGTCAGCGACGTACGCAGAACCGGGCCGGGCGCGTGGTGCAGCGCCGCCTCCAACTTGCCGACCGCATACGCCGTGGCGTCCGGGCCGACCTCGCCGTGGGTGTACACCTGAGGACTGATGACCAGATCAGCTCGCGTCATGACGCCTCCTCGGACCGGGCCCGGGTCGTCCACCCGGACGCACCTAAATGATCAACTCCTGGCCGGTCCGGCAACAGGGCCTTAAGGCCTGTCGTCATCGTGGGGACCGCCGGCACCGGGCCGGGCGCGTGCGCGCCTTGCGAGCAGATCCGCCACGACGTCCCGCACGCCTGTGCTCGTCGCTCATGGCCGCCAGTGCGATGAACGCGTTTCAAACCCGGATCTCCACGCAGCAGAAGCCGGGCCGGGGAACGAGACGCGCCTCGGCGCCCTCGGCGCCGCACCCGTCGATCACTCCGGACAGGAACGCCTGGTTGAGCCCGCACACCAGGTCGGTGTATCGGGAGGCGAGCGCGTGGAACGGGCAGTTGTGCAGCAGGACCGCCTCGGGACCGGGCTCCGGCTCGAACCCGAGACCATCGAGGACCTCGGTGAGTCCGGCGTCCGGGGTGGCGACCCCGTGGCCGCGGCGGCAGGCCACGGTGGCCGGCTCCTCCCCGCTCGACATCGCCTCGGCGAGGATGTCCGCGATGATCTCGTAGCGGCGCGCGGGCAGCGTGAAGGCCACCCCGTCGGCATGGAGGCGATAGACCTTCGGCGTACGCCCCCGGCCGCGCGGCTGTCCGTGCGGGGTCTCGTAGTGCGCCTGGAGCAGGCCCACGTCGACGAGTTTGTCCAGGTGGAAGGCGGCCAGCCCGCGCGTCATGCCGGTCGCCCGGGCCGCGTCGTCGCGGGTCACCGGGTGCGGCCGGCGCCGGACGTAGTCGTAGAGCGCCCGGCGCGAGGTGTCCGTGAGCGCCTTCATGGCCGTCCAGCCGTCCGTCACTCGCAGATATTAACACCAACGCTCGCTATTGAAATACCGGCGGCAACGGAGCACGATGCGGAGTAACACCAGCGAGCGTTGGTGAATTGGAGCCGTCTCATGACCATCGAAGCCGATCTGCGGTGGGACCTCGTCACGCAACGTGACATGCCTGCCGCCGAGCAAGCCGCCACGGCGTTCCTCGAAGCCCTCGGGGTGGACCTGACGGCGCCCGGCCTGGCCGAGACACCGGGGCGGATGGCACGGGCGTACGCGGAAATGCTCACCCCGCGCGAGTTCGCGATGACGACGTTCGACAACGACGAGGGCTACGACGAACTGGTCCTGGCCAAGTCGATCCCGGTGCGATCGCTGTGCGAGCACCACCTGCTCCCGTTCGTCGGCGTCGCCCACGTCGGATACCTGCCGGCCGACCGGATCCTCGGGCTGTCGAAGCTGGCCCGGGTCGTCGAGATGTTCGCTCACCGCACCCAGGTGCAGGAGCGTCTGACCAAGCAGATCGCCGACTGGCTGTCCATGCGGCTGCGTCCGCGCGGTGTCGGGGTGGTCATCGAGGCCGACCACATGTGCATGAGCCTGCGCGGCGTACGCGCGCCCGCCGCTCGTACGGTCACCTCGACGCTGCTCGGCAGCCTGCGGGACGACCCCCGGTCACGGGCCGAGTTCTTCGCCGTCGCGGGCCCGGGCTGACCACAGCCGAGCCGTCGCGGGCCCGGGCTGACCACAGCCGAGCCGTCGCGGGCCCGGGCTGACCACAGCCGAGCCGTCGCGGGCCCGGGCTGACCACAGCCGAGCCGTCGCCGAGCCGGGCGCTCGCGGACCACCACCGGGCCGGGCGCTCGCCGACCACCACCGACAACGATGGGAGCAAGCCATGACCGCTGACCGCACGTTCGTCATCGTGGGAGCCGGACAGGCCGGGGCGAACGCCGCCGAGACCCTGCGCGCCGAGGGCTTCGCGGGCCGTGTCGTCCTGCTGGGGGCCGAACCGCATTTCCCGTACGAACGTCCGCCGCTCTCCAAGGCGGTGCTCCTCGGCAAGGACGAGCCCGACAGCGTCTTCCTGCACGACGACGCCTGGTACGCCGAGCAGGACGTCGAAGTGCACATCGGCGCGGCGGCGCACGCCCTCGACCGGGCCGCCCGGCAGGTCTCGACCCGCGACGGCAGGACATTCCACTACGATCGGCTGCTCCTCGCCACCGGGTCCTCGCCGAGGTCGTTGCCGGTGGCCGGCGCCGACCTCGATGGCGTCGTGCGCCTGCGGACGCTGACCGACAGCCGACGGCTCGCCGGAAGACTGCGTACGGGCGCCCGCCTGGTGATCGTCGGCGCGGGGTGGATCGGCCTGGAGGTCGCGGCCGCCGCCTCGGCGAAGGGCGCGGACGTCACCGTCGTCGAGGCCGCCTCCCTCCCCCTGCAGCGCGTGCTCGGCGAGCG from Paractinoplanes brasiliensis encodes the following:
- a CDS encoding two-component system sensor histidine kinase NtrB, producing MLGQVRALFLLFCLLWSLIGVFGVKEGAGAGFRAATVAAIVVVELCLCWGYRRGRYPRALWLVEAPCVYVVAAASDFGVTVGLLYVWINCRALYGGRLDQLIGASCVTAIMGCGVAFNGVAVSSAVPLTVTALIGLVINHTLALGIAARDRAALREQVVATAGAGFAAATDRRDAARVAAEAVVALDRRINAAVLATIASGDLRPIGHAGDARPGVAGRAVNLAASGPAHASALRPGGYARITGAEAASFAEQLGLPPACRVDLVPLAADGRVFGLLVVSYDRRPQDDLSASLSTLADEAALTLDQLLTRSRLNVVVEHSHDALLLCGEQGTIRFANPAAARLLGVPRESLIGRDLRSLIHPDDLAEVLAPDQKGAQIRRLRGPDPRSWIEFEVLVAYVTEHDGSRSLIFNARDISERQRLELELRHAQRLESVGRLAAGIAHEVNTPMQFIGDNVRFLDESLADLLAVVAEVRRSLGDDTDLARRMVELDVDFLLEEAPTAIRETLEGVDRVATIVQAMKAFGHRGSDAKSPADLNDAIRNALIVAANEIRTVADVRTDLAELPLVMCHVGDINQVVLNLLVNAAHAIEAADAGRGEIRVSTRLDGREVVIDVADTGTGVPPEIADKLFDPFFTTKTVGKGTGQGLSLIRNLVVDRHHGSIGFTSEPGAGTVFTVRLPVDPRTALVSTAAQAEVPA
- a CDS encoding HPF/RaiA family ribosome-associated protein; protein product: MTRADLVISPQVYTHGEVGPDATAYAVGKLEAALHHAPGPVLRTSLTLDAAAPGDRVDAHVDVNGVGLHVHAVGESLQEATDLMQDRLRSRLRRIRRRPQQGPDTPKQ
- a CDS encoding helix-turn-helix transcriptional regulator is translated as MTDGWTAMKALTDTSRRALYDYVRRRPHPVTRDDAARATGMTRGLAAFHLDKLVDVGLLQAHYETPHGQPRGRGRTPKVYRLHADGVAFTLPARRYEIIADILAEAMSSGEEPATVACRRGHGVATPDAGLTEVLDGLGFEPEPGPEAVLLHNCPFHALASRYTDLVCGLNQAFLSGVIDGCGAEGAEARLVPRPGFCCVEIRV
- the folE gene encoding GTP cyclohydrolase I FolE — encoded protein: MTIEADLRWDLVTQRDMPAAEQAATAFLEALGVDLTAPGLAETPGRMARAYAEMLTPREFAMTTFDNDEGYDELVLAKSIPVRSLCEHHLLPFVGVAHVGYLPADRILGLSKLARVVEMFAHRTQVQERLTKQIADWLSMRLRPRGVGVVIEADHMCMSLRGVRAPAARTVTSTLLGSLRDDPRSRAEFFAVAGPG